The window GTTTTGTTTCACTGATTTCCCACACAAAGCTCCTTGatgaataacacaatgaaatgttGCACAAGTTACTTCATTTTCCCTAAGAAAACCAACAAAGCCTAATTTTTTTCCAGTCACCGCAGGCGCGCCATCTGTCATTATTGCTGAACATTTATTGAAACCTCCGATTTTATCAACTGAATGTTTCACAGCCTCGATGATATCCTTTCCTTTTGTGAACCCATGAAGAGCACATAATTCAATAATTCCTCTTTCGTTGAAAAATCTTCACgaataatgagtaaaaatattaatagaagaCTTACATCTGCTTGATCAGTACTTTCGTCAAGACAAACCGAGAAATAAGAGCTTTTTTCAACCAATCTAACAAGTTAGTTTTCTAATTGTTCACCCATATCAGTGACATTTCTTTGTATGGTCTGGTGGTGAAGCGGCACTGATTCAAAGTTCTCAGTAATTGTGGCATCCCTAAATGCCTCTGCCATTTCAACAACACATTTCTTCACTAAACTGTCaccaataaaatgtttctttgctCTTGCAAGTTCAAGAGAAACGATGTGCAAAGCATTCAAATCAGATGTCTGGCTTTCTGACAACTAGCTAAACATActcgtttgttgttttaatttcttgctgaAATCCGCAATCTGAACTTTTCGAGTTtctctttcatatttttttacactgTTATTCGTGCATCGTTGAATAATGCCTGTTCACATTAAATCATTTGGTTACTGatataatttacatacaaacCAAACGCTGCAACTTgctgttattgtttgtaattaaataatcaacTTCCCAACATTCTTGGTACACTCTGTTTACACTGTCAATCTTACGTTTCTTAAACATTTTGCTCATGTTTATATTCACCACGGAACTGAACAGTGATAATTTACAACACCTCAACCTTCGcaacaacaaacagacagactGGCAAAAGCCACCAGCAGGGCAAGTTCATTTTGTCTAGCAGAGGGAATGATGGTATAATACGTCGAGGTGAATGTGATATAAGTTAGAAGCTATTACTATCAggttattactgtaaaattatagagacataagtaataaacatataggtgcacacaaaataaattttaaaatttcattagtgAATGTTAGTTGgagcttttatatattttacctcGCAAGTCagaattttcatttcttcaccatgaaaaaatattataaaagtaggtTATTTTTCAATAGACCTTCGCGGGCCACACAAAACCATGCCGCGGTCCCTCTATTGGAAATTCCTGTTCCAGACGATGAATGTCAGTTTTCACACCCttttgttcacatattaaaaaatgaatatcGGTCAACTTGCAACAACAGCGAACAAAAGTAAAAACGGGTGTAGCACAATAATTATAACGAATAGAAACGATTCTCATCTACTTACAAACTTTTGGAAACATTCGTATCCAAGCAACATGAGCCCAGCGTAATTCGTTTGGCATTTAATTCTGCTAATATTTCAATGGCTTTTCTTCAGAATACACAAGTCAGAGTAGTTACATCTTGGTACTTTCGAAACCAGACATGGTTTCGCCATTCATGTTTCTAAAGTATACGCAATGAACATGTAAACAGACGGCAGAAATTGAATAATTAACTAGAACAAATAGTTCTACTTTTGCTTACTAGATGACAGCACTTACTCAAGAAATACTCTGGTACTGAGaattataaccttttttttaGAGAAGGTATTAGTGGAATATTTCGTTGTTTGTCTGAACCTTAAAATAAGTAACCAATGTTGTCCGTTTCTCCTTCTTGCTCTTTCACAAGGAAAAATTCAGCTAGAGGTAACATCGGTCATTTCCCTAATATCAGGTTTAATTATTGAAAGTTACATTATAATTGATAACGtagcttgataaatatatatatatttaattaatggaACTCAGGTAATTAATTTAACAAATCTGTCCCTGGGATTCTACTAAGACAAAAGAACTTCCTGCTCTGTATCCGTTACATCTTCACAATTGAAGACAGGATTACAGGGAGCTCACATTCTGATTAAGAGCTGGTTTTCTTAGCTTATTGACAAGATATTGATATTTACAAGATGGAATGAAGAAAGATTCGTAAGAAACCGGAGACAAGCACAACATCAAATTCATTTATTCAGTGGTTGGTAATACTACTGGTGTGGTAGATTTTAGCAGTTAGACTGCAGAATTATGGATATAACATGCAATATTCCAGTTCAGATTTTGCTCTGTGGtactaagaatatatttttacatgttccCTCtcttaccatatatatatatatgtgtgtgtgtgtgtgtgtacacttaagttccatcacacttttttcatttttaagctTGTTTGCTTAGAGATCATCAAATCACCTTTCATACACTCTTTCGTTGATATCATAATTCCAAATTAATATGTACATTGGTTTATAAGAAGTGATCAAGTTTTCTTCGAAAGTTATTGTTCATGAATGACCTACAATTAACCTTCCTAAAAATCAGAACTTActaaaaatatcagtatttaagATTACATTATACACGGAAAATAATCTATCTGTCACTCTGTATCTCATAAACAATAAGTGatggaaaacaaaaattcaagagttcattagaagaaaattattaattttctttctatttctaaaatttaaCATCAACCCGTCAGTATTTGAATGTGCTGAACGGTTAATCTAAGATGAGACttagaaacaatttttttcacttttgtgaAAGAATTTTATGAAGAAACAGGGCTCCCTCTGTTGACTgactaaaagaaatatttccgAGACAGGAGTAGCAGCATCAAGTAATATACAGAAAGGAATATATTTGAGTATATATTTGTTACTGttcgatttatatatttttttcatgtaagTATAATATACGTATATGATTTTATTATactatgtttaataaatttaatttctccTTTGACACTTTTTTATAGATGACAACTGTTAAAAAGcgctcagtaaaatgacaagTAATGGTGGCATCCATCAGAAAAAAACTCCCAACAGCTAAGCACTCCAATGCGCTAAATGGACATATTGTAACGAAAACCAAAGATTTTTgctaataacatattgtatttaGTCTCGTTTgcttaaaaacaatgtaatttttcGTTATGAAAATAACACATGGAATGACAAAAAGATGGCTGAAAAAGGCTCAAAATATAATCACATTCAATGTGTTTTGATCCATGGAATTAGGTTCTCTGTACCTTCTGTATTTATTCATCAGTAAGTTTATACAAATTACTGTTGAATTCTTTCAATTGGTATCTGCTAGTTTGGAAATATTCACCCACTAGTTTCTTAACTCTAATTTCAACTTGTCTTTCTTTTCACAAAACCAATATCTAAATCTTTCATTCTATATGAAATCTGTTAGTTAAAAAATGGAATTAAATCAATTTGGTGTTTTTTGCTAGAGATATACAAGTAAAGCTACACATTGGTTATTAatactagctgtctttaattaGAAACTGACAGGCTGAACAGTGAGCAGCTAGTGAAAagtagccaactcttgggctattctaacTACATAATGCGATTTGGCTATTGCTCTTATAATACACCCAAATTTGCTAAAATGTAGAGTATAATCTAGTGTAGTAACAATATAGTAATTGAAACCCTTATATTCTCAACCTGGCATGCTAGTTACTAGGAGAAACAATTTGGAAATATTTCTTGatgtcaagaaacccacttgaaatacaaatgtatctcagaactgccggtatgggtattaacgtttttgttttgttttgaatttcacacaaagctgtacttgggctatttgtgctagccattcctaacttagcaacataagactagagggaaggcagctagtcatcaccatcaactgccaattcttttaccaacgaagtggaattgaccatcacattataatgcccccatggctgaaagggcaaggatgtttggtgcgacctgtattcgaatccacgatcctcagattatgagtcgaatgccttaacccatctctGAATAAATGCTAATCTCTAAAGTTAAAGTCAGacacaaatgtatattttttattccaaaactgacaatttattttctgaaagatGTTTGCAATACATGAATGTATTTACAAAATGTCGTGAAACTTCATTGAATGGTAGTTTGAAATAATTTGGCCACAATATAGTATCTTCTAAACTGTTAGACCATCCCacacatttttacagttttatttcaccACCTTCTATCTCTTCTCCTGTTATCGTATCTACCCCAATCTTCTGAGTCTCTGTACCTTCTGCCATGTGGTTCACGACTTCTGTAATCATCTCTCATTCCTTCTCGTGGATTTCTTGAACCTGAATAGCTTCGCTCATGATGTCTGTAATGGTTTCTTTCACTTTCTCTCCACCTGTTCCTACCGTGATATCGATCTTGGTACCTGCAAATACAAGTCTACTTTTAGAAACAAGTACATGTACAAAAGTTACCTTCAGTAAATGGCTTGTGCTATATGGATGTGTACTTAATAATATCACACATACAAAAGTTACCTTCAGGAAACGGCTTGTGCTATAtggatatatatttaataatatcacATGTACAAAAGTTACCTTCAGTAAATGACTtctgttatacaaatatatatttaataccttttacacacataaatatgtaaataaacccGATGAAGAAGGAAACTGAATACGTGGGTTCTTTTAGTATTCTTTAGTTTTAGaatacagaaatgttttattttattagtatcaTATTGTAGGATAAGAGCAACTTAGAATGTCTCTTGGAATGTAATCTAACAGCACTGCCAATAAacatacaacaaaacaaactgtacCAGTCCTCAGAAGATATACCTCGCCATCAACTTCTAGAAATTCAAACTCTTTAAAATACACTGAAgaaaaaagctaaaaaaatatCACCAATAAAAATGCTTTTAGCTTTTAGTGTCTACAAAATGGCTCAAGGCAGGCTGTTTTATAATCAATAATGGAGATAaatgagtgttttttgttttcttactgcaTTGCAAAAAATTCTTACAGCACCCCTTaaagattaataaacatttaGCAAGGATAGTATTACAATTAGCTTACATTGCAtccctaaaaaaaaaacagtacaatttatattgtcaaatacaaatattgttagtaacaGATAAACTGTCATTATTGTGCTGCACTGCATTTGTTCGGTATTTATAAGTACTCTCAAACATGCTGTTTACACAGAAAAACCAAATTatgtaaaatgattttgtttattataaaatatatgttatggTAGTAAGACTAGAAATATGGTAACATGTACcaattttattaatgaaagataAATGTGAACACAGTTTGATGCATAAATATTGGAAAAACATGACACCAATGAAACCTGGCCTTCAATGTACACATAAAAACCATCCTTTTAACAGCCACAAAATTAGGTAATAGCAGTTTTTAATATGATGGtaaaaagttgtattaaaatgaaatttaaaaaaaaatatttatgtatacttCTGTATGTCACTATATCCACTGCCTTCTTCATGTTCAAAAAGACTTAACATTCTTTCTTATACTCTCTTTACTTCCTTTACTGTAAACCTCCAATGTAATTCCTAATATTGAAATtccttgaaaatacattttatgattaTAAGACCTCTACAGGTACTTGTCTTATACAATCACACAAATAGCTTATCAATTATTAAAATTCTGTGATTGATTAATGTAACAAGATAAGGTCAACACAATCCACCAGGGGCAGTGCAATTATTATTGAGATATTATCAATGTTAATAAGTAGAATATGGCAGACTTGTCACATATGACTACAAGGCTGTTGTAATAGGcttcaaatatctattttatttctaagcATAATATATTTTAGATGTTAAGGAAAATGTgcagtattttaaaaatgaaagaggCTGGTTAATTATTATGAAAGCTAGTTTTAAAAGCAcaacttttagtttattttaacaaaaagagtCAGAGTTTAATATGTTTGTCATATTAAATGCTCTTCAAACTTCAtggattacattatgtaacaaaatttttactttttcttgaacctggacagaaagtgttatttcccaattgcttatgcctacaGTAAATGGAGAAGACCTATttgtctcttcaaactttgcttttgtgacctgggagcatataacaaaaaatatgatggcaaactatatttggaggctgatacatcaaagtgacttacattacagttgcaaatctccaAAAAGTACTCACTTCCAAACAATTTTGTTCAACtccagtataaatacatgtaaatcttgattcatgttgttttattcagacgtCATGTAagtttgcccatttttacatagaaaataggttaattt of the Tachypleus tridentatus isolate NWPU-2018 chromosome 13, ASM421037v1, whole genome shotgun sequence genome contains:
- the LOC143236566 gene encoding uncharacterized protein LOC143236566, coding for MATVNLEDKSRSEENLKQVKEKENKKTFADRYTESDEDFMKLKYQPLPDPPCVHPWEAEPVREYQDRYHGRNRWRESERNHYRHHERSYSGSRNPREGMRDDYRSREPHGRRYRDSEDWGRYDNRRRDRRW